AGTACAACCCCATTAGCTTAGCCCCTGATTTTAAAAGTAGAGGTAATAGAGAGGCAAAAGTTCCAGCACTTGTTGATGCTATTATGGAACAAGCTGTAGAAAGTGTTATTTCTGGGCGAAAGGTCAATATTTACTCTGCATATAAACATGTTCGGCGCAAAATTCGTCAATATAACTTAAAGTACGGTACGAAGTATGAGTACCCCGCATATGAATCAATAAGGAAACGAGTAAAAAAGAAAACACCGTTCGAAGTTTTAGCAGCAAAGAAAGGCGAACGAGTAGCCAAGAGAGAATTTCGTCGAATGGGGAAAAAGATCCTTACTTCTAGTGTACTAGAGAGAGTTGAGATAGATCATACTGTCGTTGATCTATTTGCCGTACACAAAGAACATAGAATCCCATTAGGGCGACCTTGGCTGACCCAGTTAGTTGATTGTTACAGTAAAGCTGTTATTGGCTTCTATTTAGGCTTTGAGCCCCCTAGTTATGTGTCGGTTTCATTGGCGCTCAAAAACGCTATACAACGCAAAGATGACTTAGTTTCTTCATACGAATCGATTGAAAATGAATGGTTATGTTATGGGATTCCTGATTTACTGGTAACAGATAATGGTAAAGAATTTTTGTCTAAAGCGTTTGATAAAGCATGTGAATCACTGTTGATAAATGTACATCAAAATAAAGTCGAGACACCCGATAATAAACCGAATGTTGAACGTCACTACGGTACTATCAATACTTCTCTATTAGACGATTTACCAGGGAAAGCTTTCAGTCAATACCTTCAGAGAGAAGACTACGACTCCGTGGGAGAAGCAACTCTTACATTAGATGAAATTAAAGAAATTTACTTGATTTGGTTAATAGATATTTATCATCAAAAACCGAATAAAAGAGGAACTAATTGCCCAAACATCGCATGGAAAAGAGGCTGTGAAGCATGGGAACCCCAGGAGTTTTCTGGAACGAAAGAAGAGTTAGACTTCAAATTCGCTATCGTAGACCATAAGCAACTTAACAAAGAAGGTATCACCGTTTATAACGGACTTGTGTATAGCAGCGAACGTTTAGCCAAATATCGAGGGCGTAAAGGAAATCATAAAGTTCAGTTCAAATATAATCCTGAGTGTATGGCTACTATTTGGGTATTAG
The genomic region above belongs to Photobacterium leiognathi and contains:
- a CDS encoding Mu transposase C-terminal domain-containing protein, with the protein product MPKKAFSSFYRKVSATEAQSASSESEFEVNYSEVATYKDISAFPDKIAAEISFRLNILCLLNLKCKKIVPKSIEPHRVELQRNHERKIPSAITIYRWWLTFRESQYNPISLAPDFKSRGNREAKVPALVDAIMEQAVESVISGRKVNIYSAYKHVRRKIRQYNLKYGTKYEYPAYESIRKRVKKKTPFEVLAAKKGERVAKREFRRMGKKILTSSVLERVEIDHTVVDLFAVHKEHRIPLGRPWLTQLVDCYSKAVIGFYLGFEPPSYVSVSLALKNAIQRKDDLVSSYESIENEWLCYGIPDLLVTDNGKEFLSKAFDKACESLLINVHQNKVETPDNKPNVERHYGTINTSLLDDLPGKAFSQYLQREDYDSVGEATLTLDEIKEIYLIWLIDIYHQKPNKRGTNCPNIAWKRGCEAWEPQEFSGTKEELDFKFAIVDHKQLNKEGITVYNGLVYSSERLAKYRGRKGNHKVQFKYNPECMATIWVLDQDENEYFTVPAIDYKYASSVSLWQHKYNMKHLEELNSKDYDEDNEIDAEIRIEKIADQSILKTKKITARRRGARHQENSARAKTVSVTKPAPDKANEENTVIDDSDWEIDYI